A region from the Pseudomonas promysalinigenes genome encodes:
- a CDS encoding CSS-motif domain-containing protein: MIMFYQQDKKLEETARISVGEAIYSVDLALDRIKASATAAMTLAGTHCENAEPQLIDLVTQAPHLRSLALTSNGRPYCNSMKAPSAPDQSFADVSSQFRLMLDPPVTPHDMLLVYQTTQENRGVIATSYGILLQNELRAFQTGLTLLLEFEDLYIWSDGDSRDASRPSQAEFFQEGVSKKYGYTVKAGYPSGYSARETRQTMKQLFPSLALVGIITGAIAYWGLFRQRSRRVRGAVSQG, from the coding sequence ATGATCATGTTCTATCAACAAGACAAGAAGCTCGAGGAGACGGCAAGAATCTCGGTTGGCGAAGCCATCTATTCGGTGGACTTGGCACTGGATCGCATCAAGGCATCGGCCACTGCTGCAATGACACTGGCAGGAACCCACTGCGAGAACGCCGAGCCACAATTGATCGACCTGGTAACCCAAGCACCTCACCTACGCTCGCTAGCTTTGACTTCCAACGGGCGACCCTACTGCAACAGCATGAAGGCGCCGTCTGCACCGGATCAAAGCTTCGCCGATGTCAGCTCGCAGTTTCGTTTGATGCTGGACCCTCCTGTAACACCTCACGACATGCTCTTGGTCTATCAGACCACGCAAGAGAACAGAGGAGTCATCGCCACGTCTTATGGCATCCTGCTTCAAAATGAACTGCGCGCTTTTCAAACTGGCCTGACATTGTTGCTGGAGTTCGAAGACCTGTATATCTGGAGCGACGGCGATAGTCGCGACGCGTCCAGGCCCTCACAAGCCGAGTTTTTCCAAGAGGGTGTTTCGAAAAAGTACGGGTACACCGTCAAAGCGGGGTACCCGTCAGGCTACTCGGCCCGGGAAACTCGCCAGACCATGAAACAATTATTCCCATCCCTGGCGCTGGTGGGCATCATCACCGGCGCAATTGCCTACTGGGGCTTGTTCCGGCAGCGTAGCCGCCGCGTGAGGGGCGCCGTCAGCCAGGGCTGA